gttccggctaacatatcatatttctatgaaatcattcttacctggattgtttactttgttatattttagcatggcatacatatgaatatgattatgtgaagcatgaattgaattgttatgatttcatatatatatatatatatatatatatatatatgcttatatcttgattctggaaaaattatacatgttttacagcgaggggttagatatgttgataaatgaaatgatttttgtaaaacatttgtttttggccactcacgttttctattttgcgcccctttaggttttaagtaagcttgttgttggtggcttggGGACGTCGGCAGTTCTATCTTATCTGAATAATAGTaagacattcctggtactgtataactagtacttgtcctactggactgcacctagactttatgctctgattaggagtgtttacttttGTAACTGACTCCTATCAttttctgtttagtagtgcactctagtaatttggttttcaattattcgtataattcttatcattatcgcttccgcaatgtgcacatggctacgtcactctcacgtgacggccaacataccttgatctcggtcggggtgtgtcatttttgTTTATAATCTACCTCAcatgattttcttttttataatatattatagattaattatattaatataACGGGTTTCTTACCTCCCacaatgtttaatttttgaTAACTTATATCTGTTgtttatgaatttttaaaatgtttttattattagaaAGTGGGTAGATAAAGccatataaattttttaaaagtaCGATATTAATTAAGATTGATATAGAATACGTACAAGATAGTAGGATAAAGCcatataaatttttaaatttaagaaaatttaaatcaaatgatatttttattctaaaggaaaaaatgaatataataacaaattaaataaaGGGTAATGCTAACGAGacaaaatttgtagacaaaatttacaaactaaattatATGTTACCAATATGAAtgaacacgtttatcaacgcCTAAGTAATagtccaatcatcaactttcatgttatttagtttataaaattttatttacaaatttagtctttctaCTTGCATTACTCTTAAATAAAACTGGACTTAATCTggaaacaactaaaatttttagACTTGGATCAAAGTGCCccttaaaaaaatatgcaaGTTGATTAGTGGATGACACATTTGAGATAAGTTATTATTAGGGGTGGACACATTTAACTTTTAAGGAAGCAATAACTTGGAGATAAGTTATTATTAGGGGAGCACATATTTGACTTTTATGGAAGCAATAACTTTAAGATAAATTATTATTAGGGGAGGACACATTTGATTTTTATTGAAGCAGTAGGCATGAAACAAGAAGAAATAACGTGAGCCTTTTAGTCCTAcgcataataattttttttttatttgtaagtgaaaggttttaagtttaattctcgttaaaaacaaatttaaattatattattactcGTTCATTGTGAAGTTTAGCCTACTCACTCATtcttttaatgtaaaaaatattatttgttaaaaaaataaataaataaaaaataataaataaaacacCCATTGGAATAACGTGTCTTATTTGTCACTACACACATAAAAATATCTCTCACTCCATTTACCATGGGATCCTATCCATTTTGATCTGTTTCACAATTCTAACACAAGATTTTGATTCTTAAAACATGTCCTATCCATTGACCTGTTTGAAAAAATTTCACTCTAGGATTCCAATCTCATGGGATCCTAGTGTAAAAGCTTCAAAATATTTCGGTTGACCCGGTGCGCCGGCGACAGGTGGTGGTGCTCAAGAACAAGAATGGGGGTTTGATTTAGGGAatgggagggggggggggtcaATGAAGCGTTAAAGGCTCGGATCTGTAgcgttagaattttttttaaaggctTGGTTCAAAACGATGTTGTTTTGGCTAGTTCattcaaacaaagaaaaagaaaataactgGACAACAGCTCAGGCAAGCTGTCGAATTGCTACTGAATTCTACAGATCCCCTGGTAGGCGTTCCAGAATCCCTGAACAGACGGTCATAGGATCGTTTCCAACAATTTTTCCGGCTTCCATAGGGTTTCGGGACCCAGTAGTTTATGAATTATTATTGCatcaaaaaattttaaaaaattaatagtcTAGTAACATATACAATATTCAATCAATACTATCATACAAATTAATTGGAACACCATTTTACTATGATCAAATAGATTAATACAGCATTTTTATTTACTTACATCGGTCCATGGCCTGCATGAGGCTACAGAAGCACTACATTAATTCATCTTCCTCCATACTTGGCCTTGTACTCACTCCAAAGCTGATCAACATTCTTCCCCAGaatatcaacaaaataattagcATTATAAGCACTCCTCATTTTCTTATTCATTTCAGCTACAAAACCATTTTTCAAACTATTCAAATAGTCTAGAAACCAAGCAGTGACGTCGTACCCCTGGTCCCACCTATCCCCTTGCCCCGGCTGAACCCAATGACTTGGCGCGTATCCTGCCTTCAACCTCACATAATCAGCAATTCCCTCAATCAACCCCCCTGGGGCTTGACCGTTCCCATTCCATTGCCACACATGCGTTGACTCATGGTAAAGCACACCGGTGATCTCCCTCTTCACATCGCCAGAGTAACCAGCTATGTAGCTGGCGCTGACGTGGATCTCATTGTTGACGGCAAAAGCCACCCCGGTGATGTTTTCAACAATTAAGGTTACCTTGGAGACGCTCTTTCTGTCCGCGGCTGTGTTTTGCTGGAACAAGATCCATATGAAGTTGGTGGCGGAGACTAGGGTTTGCCTACTATAGTCTGCTCCGATTTTGTTGTTGAACCGAATTCCGCCTGGGGTTCCCCCCGCTGTGTTGGTGACTTTGTAGTTGACTGCATGGGTGCCCGGGAAGAGGCCTGCTGCTAGTGTTATTATGAGAAAGGAGAGGAAACGGATGTGGTGAAATTGAACCATAGTTTGTGACTTGTGAATTGTTTCGTGCTTTTGGGTTTTGCGTGCACAATTGTGCTATTCGTGTATGGGTTATACAGAGGGATGGAGGGAGAGTCGTGTACCACTAGTTAAtgtcaatttgttttttttttatttttatttattttgtttttttatgccATCCTATATATAACGCACTCACAACTGACTACTCCACTCCTAATACATTGTCCTCGCAGTCGAATTAACATGGTCCTTGTGGTTCTTGTTCAGTAAGAGACTTAT
This genomic interval from Malus domestica chromosome 05, GDT2T_hap1 contains the following:
- the LOC103429378 gene encoding uncharacterized protein, whose translation is MVQFHHIRFLSFLIITLAAGLFPGTHAVNYKVTNTAGGTPGGIRFNNKIGADYSRQTLVSATNFIWILFQQNTAADRKSVSKVTLIVENITGVAFAVNNEIHVSASYIAGYSGDVKREITGVLYHESTHVWQWNGNGQAPGGLIEGIADYVRLKAGYAPSHWVQPGQGDRWDQGYDVTAWFLDYLNSLKNGFVAEMNKKMRSAYNANYFVDILGKNVDQLWSEYKAKYGGR